Proteins encoded together in one Gemmatimonadota bacterium DH-78 window:
- a CDS encoding M14 family metallopeptidase, translating to MIDRLFRGTPAVPALLVAFAAGPLALAGQTTPPEFVPATMPMEAERDPDTYVLESLGRHGPSHFPRVRLPEVEYEAGSTLTFDRYHTVDVMYEWLHRWADRYPNIVELYQVGTSLEGRPILQVTLTNKESGPPTDKPAAFFEGGRHSGEVTSSESVLWLIQHLVENYGSDPEITRLLDRAAIYLRPQNNPDGSNLYLHTAQTNRSSVRPVDNDNDGLYDEDPANDLDGDGIILQMRWRDPDGDWLQDERDPQGRLMRRAQEGEQGEWSMGREGIDDDGDGRTDEDGVGGLDLHRNYPENWRPMPGRDHTGRGWTQNGAGAYPLSEPETRSVVLFVLENPNIAVANSMDTRVPMHLRPPSTSKSEERMYAEDLAYYEHFDSVGLSITEYPWAGDVFHTYATRNNPDREGSPLFGHGPDFGYFYLGGIWYGDELWDGGSVGDIDGDGEQDDYDRLIWSDSVAAARDYAMPFKAWTPFQHPEYGEVEIGGWHPKFFSQNGPPEVLLKWARNQALFNLYMAQSLPDLSADAATVREVRTEDGYTEWAFTLTVRNSGRLPTALRQADLVKVVRPDELELSFDDGIRVGGNEAQVRFLDDDGQEVGFGGGSVRLGYLQPGEEREVELRFRTYEMDSFSGSWELLSTRGGVLRGTFEGG from the coding sequence GTGATCGACCGTCTATTCCGGGGCACCCCAGCGGTGCCCGCCCTTCTCGTCGCCTTCGCCGCCGGTCCTCTGGCGCTGGCGGGTCAGACGACCCCCCCCGAGTTCGTGCCGGCCACCATGCCGATGGAGGCCGAGCGCGACCCCGACACCTACGTCCTGGAGTCGCTGGGACGCCACGGCCCCAGTCACTTCCCGCGGGTGCGCCTGCCCGAGGTGGAGTACGAGGCCGGATCCACCCTCACCTTCGACCGCTACCACACGGTCGACGTCATGTACGAGTGGCTCCATCGCTGGGCCGATCGGTACCCGAACATCGTCGAGCTCTACCAGGTGGGCACGAGCCTCGAGGGGCGGCCCATTCTCCAGGTGACGCTCACCAACAAGGAGAGTGGACCGCCCACCGACAAGCCCGCGGCCTTCTTCGAGGGCGGGCGCCACTCGGGCGAGGTCACCTCGTCGGAGTCGGTGCTCTGGCTGATCCAGCACCTGGTCGAGAACTACGGCAGCGACCCGGAGATCACGCGTCTGCTCGATCGCGCCGCCATCTACCTCCGACCGCAGAACAACCCGGACGGATCGAACCTCTACCTGCACACGGCGCAGACCAACCGGTCGAGCGTGCGCCCCGTCGACAACGACAACGACGGCCTCTACGACGAGGATCCGGCCAACGACCTCGACGGCGACGGAATCATCCTGCAGATGCGCTGGCGCGACCCCGACGGCGACTGGCTGCAGGACGAGCGAGACCCGCAGGGCCGGCTCATGCGGCGCGCACAGGAGGGCGAGCAGGGCGAGTGGTCGATGGGCCGCGAAGGGATCGATGACGACGGCGACGGCCGCACCGACGAGGATGGGGTCGGGGGGCTCGACCTCCACCGGAACTATCCCGAGAACTGGCGCCCCATGCCCGGTCGCGATCACACCGGCCGCGGCTGGACCCAGAACGGCGCCGGCGCCTACCCCCTTTCGGAGCCCGAAACGCGTTCGGTGGTGCTCTTCGTGCTCGAGAACCCGAACATCGCGGTGGCCAACTCCATGGACACGCGGGTGCCCATGCACCTGCGTCCGCCTTCGACGTCGAAGTCGGAAGAGCGCATGTACGCCGAGGATCTGGCCTACTACGAGCACTTCGACAGCGTGGGACTCTCGATCACCGAGTACCCCTGGGCCGGTGACGTCTTTCACACCTATGCCACCCGCAACAACCCCGATCGCGAGGGGAGCCCCCTCTTCGGGCACGGCCCCGACTTCGGCTACTTCTACCTCGGCGGCATCTGGTACGGCGACGAGCTGTGGGACGGTGGTTCGGTGGGCGATATCGACGGAGACGGCGAGCAGGACGACTACGACCGCCTGATCTGGTCCGACAGCGTGGCCGCCGCGCGCGACTACGCGATGCCCTTCAAGGCGTGGACGCCGTTCCAGCACCCCGAGTACGGCGAGGTGGAGATCGGCGGGTGGCACCCGAAGTTCTTCAGTCAGAACGGACCGCCCGAGGTGCTGCTGAAGTGGGCGCGCAACCAGGCGCTCTTCAACCTCTACATGGCGCAGAGTCTGCCCGACCTGTCGGCCGACGCGGCCACGGTGCGCGAGGTGCGTACCGAGGACGGGTACACCGAGTGGGCCTTCACGCTGACGGTCCGCAACAGCGGGCGGCTGCCCACCGCCCTCCGCCAGGCCGATCTCGTGAAGGTGGTGCGGCCCGACGAGCTCGAGCTGAGCTTCGACGACGGCATCCGGGTGGGCGGCAACGAGGCGCAGGTACGCTTCCTCGACGACGACGGCCAGGAGGTGGGCTTCGGCGGCGGCAGCGTGCGCCTCGGCTACCTGCAGCCGGGTGAGGAGCGCGAGGTCGAACTCCGCTTCCGCACCTACGAGATGGACTCCTTCTCCGGCAGCTGGGAGCTGTTGTCCACCCGGGGTGGCGTGCTGCGCGGCACCTTCGAGGGAGGCTGA